TCGATCCGAGGTTAGCCACATCATGACCGTTGTTCAGCTTCCACAGTCACCGACCGAGACGCGCCGGCGACAGCATCCGTATGGCCTCTATGCCGCACTCGCTGTGACCGCGTTCTTCGTCGTCGCGCTCGTCGCGCCGCAGGCTCTCGCCACGCACGACCCCTTCGCGCTCGCGCTGCACGACGCACTGCAGCCGCCAAGCCTCACGCACTGGTTCGGCACAGACGAGCAGGGCCGCGACCTGTACAGTCGGGTCGTCTTCGGGGCGCGCGAGTCACTGCTGATTGGCGCAGGCGCTACAGCCGTGAGCATGACGCTCGCGCTGATTCTGGGCGCGGCCGCGTCGCTCGGCGGACGCGTGGTCGGCGCGGTTGCCGCGCGGGTGATTGAGATTCAGTTCGCCTTTCCGACGCTGCTTCTCGCCCTCTTGCTCGTCGCGATCGCGGGG
This DNA window, taken from Paramicrobacterium agarici, encodes the following:
- a CDS encoding ABC transporter permease, which translates into the protein MTVVQLPQSPTETRRRQHPYGLYAALAVTAFFVVALVAPQALATHDPFALALHDALQPPSLTHWFGTDEQGRDLYSRVVFGARESLLIGAGATAVSMTLALILGAAASLGGRVVGAVAARVIEIQFAFPTLLLALLLVAIAGPSAMSQVFAVAIGTAPGYARMVRAQILAAKTGGYVEAATALGHSRGRILARHIIPNAVRPLVAVIAMSVGQSIVWASSLSFLGLGVAPPSPEWGALLEAGRLYITHAPWLTVMPGLVIVVIAITATTIGQHVQRALERGEK